Proteins from a genomic interval of Plasmodium sp. gorilla clade G2 genome assembly, chromosome: 10:
- a CDS encoding OTU-like cysteine protease, putative, with protein MSKKKRANQQKRKKKTEKKKNNYNNIESERGGITYSLINDYHDTNFKKNFYIKSIRTDGNCLFRAVSDQLYNHEENYKEIRKKVVEHLLKNEELYKNFIEYDESYKSYIERISLDGTWGGQLELQAVGEIYKVNILIYQENGCILEIKNHSDDNKCIQLHYASSEHYNSVRFKNRALDNELKSILDLREILNNKEDNDSTKTFYETTENELTDENESGQSNNIKYIHKKCDENHREYYYNKLLKDEDNSYDFIQRKKNGYNTFSFSDYEDDNNLTSYNILHKLHNNMKMNRKYGRSRSMPNINDKFLYFISKNNRNEKVESDSTIDNMNEKKSLEKKKTKKNVKRKINFVRYNSSGGMYYYTKYNNKNKNEDILKSDNNNNNNNNDNNDNSSSNNMLCLDDIFCMYLLNDYIDREKTPIVRFYFDKSFYKYLCLSSVMHIDHIKKSENNKYYNNIYDTNIFNNNNSYYCNENYNLCHFNYHTNHPFNNNNNVIEERFFCNIGYLSHYEVKNNFIKYKKKDDEDFMHLYSEKILYNTQNSSHDILYNSSNLDDNFISSNSIKKKKKKNYLYDEVYSINHTNINNSYNKSGNPFYSLYMKGDSSNDLNNKITTFKNNDNMNGNQINDSNVSVNNTILDSQSACKKDIKCVNNLFINKERSNNYYSQSDRIFNIIIDEYVISMDSDLLCCYISNRYNNKLIKSKSSPEGKSEYNIDDNIYSTYNTNIIDNNNNNNNNRNNEMGYNNINTSNINININIDNNNNNINHINNINNIIHIDDRNNDNESRYTTSTNITKDHQSFLHLNSKDLSMKRKYQNKKLINMFSKDFYSKGLFQYLNADFILNDDNIKYIIPFFSNHKKINIFKKNIDSNDMYLYNYVMFYFYLNKDKILNKWKCSQNLYEEFLIKEKHKYYKFIKGRKYSSIRSRDEQGVKIISI; from the exons ATGAGTAAAAAAAAACGAGCGAATCAACAAAAGAGGAAGAagaaaacagaaaaaaagaaaaat AATTACAACAATATAGAATCCGAAAGAGGGGGAATTACATATTCATTg atAAATGATTATCATGACAcaaactttaaaaaaaatttttatataaaaagtataagGACAGATGGAAACTGTTTATTTAGGGCTGTGTCTGACCAATTATATAACCATGAAGAGAATTACAAAgagataagaaaaaaagtg gTAGAACATTTATTGAAAAATGAAGAACTGTATAAGAATTTTATTGAGTATGATGAAAGTTATAAATCGTATATAGAAag aatAAGTTTAGATGGTACTTGGGGAGGACAATTAGAACTTCAAGCAGTGGGAGAAATTTACAaa gtcaatattttaatatatcaagaAAATGGTTGTATACTTGAAATTAAGAATCACAGCgatgataataaatgtatacaATTACATTATGCTTCAAGT GAACATTATAATAGTGTGAGATTTAAAAATAGGGCCCTAGACAACGAATTAAAGTCGATACTAGACCTAAGagaaata ctaaataataaagaagataatGATTCCACAAAGACCTTTTATGAAACCACAGAAAATGAATTGActgatgaaaatgaaagtGGACAATctaataacataaaatatatacataaaaaatgtgATGAGAATCATagagaatattattataataagttATTAAAGGATGAAGATAATTCTTATGATTTTattcaaagaaaaaaaaatggatataatactttttcttttagtgattatgaagatgataataatttaacatcttacaatatattacacaagcttcataataatatgaaaatgaaTAGAAAATATGGTAGAAGCAGAAGTATGccaaatataaatgataagtttttatattttatttctaagAATAATAGAAATGAGAAAGTAGAAAGTGATAGTACTATTGATAACAtgaatgaaaagaaaagtctagaaaaaaaaaaaacgaaaaaaaatgtaaaaaggaaaataaattttgttcGATATAATTCATCAGGTGGAATGTATTactatacaaaatataataataaaaataaaaatgaggatatattaaaaagtgataataataataataataataataatgataataatgataattctagtagtaataatatgttGTGTCTAGatgatattttttgtatgtaTCTTTTAAACGATTATATAGATAGAGAAAAAACACCAATAGTAagattttattttgataagtccttttataaatatttgtgtTTATCAAGTGTTATGCATATagatcatataaaaaaaagtgaaaataataaatattataataatatatatgatactaatatttttaataataataattcttattattGTAATGAGAATTACAATTTATGTCATTTTAATTACCATACAAATCATCCAttcaacaacaataataatgtcATAGAAGAAAggtttttttgtaatataggTTATTTATCACATTATGAAgtgaaaaataattttattaaatataaaaaaaaggatgaTGAAGATTTTATGCATTTATACAGTGAAAAGATTTTATATAACACTCAAAATTCTTCTCacgatatattatataatagttCAAATCTTgatgataattttataagtTCTAAtagcataaaaaaaaaaaaaaaaaaaaattatttatatgatgaaGTATATTCTATCAATCACACAAATATCAATAATAGTTATAATAAAAGTGGGAACccattttattctttatatatgaaaGGAGATTCTTCGAACGATCTgaacaataaaataacaacatTCAAAAATAATGACAATATGAATGGTAATCAAATTAATGATAGTAATGTGAGTGTTAATAATACCATTTTGGATAGCCAGTCCGCATGCAAAAAGGACATAAAATGTGTAaacaatttatttattaataaagagagatctaataattattattctcaGAGTGATCggatttttaatattatcatagaTGAATATGTTATAAGTATGGATAGTGATTTGTTATGTTGTTATATAAGTAATAGATATAACAATAAATTGATAAAATCAAAAAGTAGTCCAGAGGGGAAGAGTGAATATAAcattgatgataatatatattcgaCATacaatacaaatattattgataataataataataataataataataggaaCAATGAAATGGgatataacaatattaatacttccaatataaatataaatatcaatatagataataataataataatattaatcatattaataatattaataatattatccaTATTGATGATcgtaataatgataatgaaagTAGATATACAACAAGCACTAATATAACAAAAGATCATCAATcatttttacatttaaatTCAAAAGATTTATctatgaaaagaaaatatcaaaataaaaaactcATAAATATGTTTTCTAAAGATTTTTATTCAAAAGGTTTATTTCAATATTTAAATGctgattttattttgaatgatgataatataaaatatattataccatttttttcaaaccataaaaaaattaatatatttaaaaaaaatatagatagcAATGATATGtatctatataattatgttatgttctatttttatttaaataaagacaaaatattaaataaatggaAATGCTCacaaaatttatatgaa